The following DNA comes from Microbacterium terregens.
GGCCGCGACGGCTTCGCGCCGAACGGGATGGCTCATCCGCACCGCACGAGCACGAACCCACACGCTCACGAATGAAGGAAGACAACCAATGACCATCGAGCTCCCCTCGATCCTCCCCGACGGCGTCGAACGCGAAGACTACGCACGCGCGGTCGCAGCCTTGGTCGATGCGCTCGGCGCCGACGCCGTGCAGCTCGAGGGCATCGAAGAATTCCGCGACCCTTACGACTGGCCCGAGTGGGACACGCACTGGCCCTCGGCCATCGTGCAGCCAGGCTCCGTCGAGGATGTGCAGACGATCGTCCGCATCGCGAACGATCATGGCGTTCCGCTGTGGACGCACAGCCAGGGCAAGAACAACGGCTACGGCGGAGGCGCGCCGCGGGTTCGCGGGTCGATCACGCTCAACTTCCGCCGCATGAACCGCATCCTCGAGATCAACGAGGAGCTCGGATATGTCGTGGTCGAGCCCGGCGTCACCTTCTACGAGCTCGTCGACGAGCTCGCCGCCCGCGGCGGGGATTGGTGGCCGTCTACGCCCGACCTGGGTTGGGGCTCGGTCGTCGGCAACACCGTCGACCATGGCGTCGGCTACACGGAGTTCGGCGATCACGCCGCCGCGGCGAGCGGACTCGAAATCGTGCTCGCGGACGGGTCTCTGCTGCGAACCGGCATGTGGGCCTCGTCGACGAGCCAGGCGGGCCATGCACACCCGCGCGGATTCGGCCCGAACGTCGAGTCCCTCTTCATGCAGTCCAACCTGGGCATCGTCACCAAGCTGGGGCGCCGGATCAGTCCTGCACCGGAGCTGTTCGCCCCCCTGCGCTTTCGCGTGTGGGAGGACGCCGATCTGGTGCCCCTCATCGACGCCACCCGCACCCTCATGCTCGAAGGCACGATCCGCAACATTCCGGTGATCGGCGGAGTACTCGGAACCGCAGCGATGCGCGGACCGCGCTCGCAGTGGCTGGACGGCCCGATGACGGAGAGCGACTACCGGCGCATGATGAAGGAACTCGGCGCCGGCTGGTGGAATCTCCGCGCCGCCGTCTCTGGACCCCGCGCCGTCGTCGAGGCTCAACTGGAGCGCATTCGTGAGGTCCTCGAAGCGGCGGTGCCCAGCGGCGAATTCTCGGCGCTGCCGACCGAAGGGCACGATGTGTCCGAGGAGACACTGCCCCTGCACCCGGACCGCGTTCAGGCTGGACGCCCGAGCCAGAGCCTGCTGAAGTCGGTCGAATGGTGGGGACCGGATGGCGGCCACCTGGAGCTGTCCCCGGTCGCGCCCAACACCGGCCGGGATGCCGTGCGCATCGGCGAGATCCTCCGCGAGGAGATGGAGGGTGCGGGCTTCGACTTCTGGCCGAGCATCTGTCTCTTCCCGCGCTCGCTCGTCTACCTCGGCGTCATCAACTTCGATCACTCGGACCCGCAGCGGATCCAGGCGGCGTACGACGTCTACGATTCCGCGGTCCGACGACTGGGCGCCGAGGGCTATCCGCTGTACCGCGGCCACGTCCGCGGCATGGATGTCATCCAGGACCAGTACGACTGGAACGAGCACGCATACCGGCGCTTCGTCGAACGACTCAAGGACGCGCTGGACCCGCAGGGCATCCTGTCCCCGGGCAAGCAGGGCATCTGGCCGGCGAGCTACCGCACGGACGACCAGTAGGGACGGATGCGGGCCGGCCGGCCCATCGGGAAGGGCCGGCCGCGCCGGGTCGGGCCCCGTGGGTCAGGCGAGTGGGCGCTCGAGCGGTGAGAAGAGCTGCCCCGAGCTGAACACCAGCGGCAGATCGCCATCACGCAGATCGAGGTGCTCGACGCTGCCGATGAACAGGGTGTGGTCCCCGGCCTTGTGACGGTCGACGATCCGACAGCCGAGCCGGCCGATGGCGTCCGGCACGAACGG
Coding sequences within:
- a CDS encoding FAD-binding oxidoreductase — its product is MTIELPSILPDGVEREDYARAVAALVDALGADAVQLEGIEEFRDPYDWPEWDTHWPSAIVQPGSVEDVQTIVRIANDHGVPLWTHSQGKNNGYGGGAPRVRGSITLNFRRMNRILEINEELGYVVVEPGVTFYELVDELAARGGDWWPSTPDLGWGSVVGNTVDHGVGYTEFGDHAAAASGLEIVLADGSLLRTGMWASSTSQAGHAHPRGFGPNVESLFMQSNLGIVTKLGRRISPAPELFAPLRFRVWEDADLVPLIDATRTLMLEGTIRNIPVIGGVLGTAAMRGPRSQWLDGPMTESDYRRMMKELGAGWWNLRAAVSGPRAVVEAQLERIREVLEAAVPSGEFSALPTEGHDVSEETLPLHPDRVQAGRPSQSLLKSVEWWGPDGGHLELSPVAPNTGRDAVRIGEILREEMEGAGFDFWPSICLFPRSLVYLGVINFDHSDPQRIQAAYDVYDSAVRRLGAEGYPLYRGHVRGMDVIQDQYDWNEHAYRRFVERLKDALDPQGILSPGKQGIWPASYRTDDQ